The proteins below come from a single Sphingomonas carotinifaciens genomic window:
- a CDS encoding tetratricopeptide repeat protein, whose protein sequence is MTISDPAALPPEELAARLATPGAARAALVHAAAQAGEAEAQLVYGQMLLDGTETPGDPRAALDWFTRAAAQHHPMALNMVGRCYELGWGCAVDAGRAVACYRIAAGQGLAEAMYNYATQLALGHGVATDRAEALRWLERAGDLGYAKAVNFIGSFAEDGWAGPRDMAKAARCYARAAEGGDFRAAFNHARMLGAGGQVEGALEWLARAVAGGTPAFAARVIRWCTASDIPAFRRYAATLRKGRAC, encoded by the coding sequence ATGACCATTTCCGACCCCGCCGCATTGCCACCCGAGGAACTCGCCGCGCGGCTGGCGACCCCCGGCGCGGCCCGGGCCGCACTGGTCCATGCCGCGGCGCAGGCGGGGGAGGCGGAGGCGCAACTGGTCTATGGCCAGATGCTCCTCGATGGCACCGAAACGCCGGGTGACCCGCGGGCGGCGCTCGACTGGTTCACCCGCGCCGCCGCGCAGCATCACCCGATGGCGCTCAACATGGTCGGGCGCTGCTACGAACTGGGCTGGGGCTGCGCGGTCGACGCCGGCCGCGCGGTCGCCTGCTACCGCATCGCCGCCGGGCAGGGGCTGGCGGAGGCGATGTATAACTATGCCACGCAACTGGCGCTCGGCCACGGCGTCGCGACCGACCGGGCGGAGGCGCTTCGCTGGCTGGAGCGGGCCGGCGACCTTGGCTATGCGAAGGCGGTGAACTTCATCGGCAGCTTTGCCGAGGATGGCTGGGCGGGGCCGCGCGACATGGCAAAGGCTGCGCGCTGCTACGCCCGGGCGGCCGAGGGCGGCGATTTCCGCGCCGCCTTCAATCACGCCCGGATGCTCGGTGCCGGGGGGCAGGTCGAGGGCGCACTGGAATGGCTGGCACGCGCGGTGGCCGGGGGCACGCCCGCCTTTGCCGCACGCGTCATCCGTTGGTGCACCGCCAGCGACATCCCCGCCTTCCGCCGCTATGCCGCAACGTTGAGGAAGGGCAGGGCATGTTGA
- a CDS encoding MarR family winged helix-turn-helix transcriptional regulator has protein sequence MKSSEVLLRDLARVYLMAHRLTDRAMTAQGASFARTRLLLLIQAGNGRARAADIAEVFTMAPRSVTDAVDALERDGLVRREPDPQDRRVKRLHITPAGQRAIDASEPMRVALTKRLFVAFDDDDRAQLDTLLQKLLAALIAEMPDHLGADACTSIAPTPERGA, from the coding sequence ATGAAGTCCAGTGAGGTTCTGCTCCGCGACCTGGCCCGCGTCTATCTGATGGCCCATCGCCTGACCGACCGGGCAATGACCGCCCAAGGCGCGTCCTTTGCCCGCACGCGTCTGCTCCTGCTCATCCAGGCCGGGAACGGGCGTGCGCGCGCCGCCGACATTGCGGAGGTATTCACCATGGCGCCGCGCAGCGTCACCGACGCGGTCGACGCGCTGGAGCGCGACGGCCTCGTCCGGCGCGAACCCGACCCGCAGGATCGCCGGGTCAAGCGCCTGCACATCACGCCTGCCGGCCAGCGCGCCATCGATGCCAGCGAGCCGATGCGCGTCGCCTTGACCAAAAGGCTGTTTGTCGCCTTCGACGACGATGACCGCGCGCAACTCGATACGCTGCTCCAGAAGCTGCTCGCCGCGCTGATCGCCGAAATGCCCGATCATCTCGGTGCGGATGCGTGCACTTCGATTGCGCCCACTCCCGAGCGCGGAGCGTAA
- a CDS encoding glycoside hydrolase family 15 protein, whose amino-acid sequence MLNPFRRGEGDGPTLGDGAEPATALSQQGLRHADGYLPLERYGTLGDGRSVVFSGADGAVDWWCVPNMDSPPLFDRLLDAEQGGYFALSPDAPFTVERRYRADSNVLETIFTTDTGRAKLTESMNSGTAGRLPWAEFARRLDGLDGHVRFAVSLRFGRRADTVSPYFSKAGGHDVFHAGHVLGVFRHSDNVLLDPLVDGQITGTVSVGPGERAVVAIVAGEDEPLVCPEIEEIDARIDLSDAEWRQWTERLRCHDRFRALTMRSALALKLLLYSPTGAIAAAATTSLPEGIGGEKNYDYRYAWIRDAGYTIKAFLRIGALAEAKAAFTWLLKRLGESEPQVCYTLQGDMVPAEKIIDVPGYRGSGPVRTGNLAGSQHQHGIYGDIFETASRFVACGNILDAASAETLSHLADDCADRWRLPDAGLWELPESRHYTMSKISCWQALARAVELADDGQIPTTCRDRWLRERDRIAAWIDEHCWSEERGAYLFYPGSDMLDASLALAVRFRFDGQDRLRRTLDAIDRELGKGAFHYRYTDVDREEGCFLACTFWMIEARAMLGQKAEAEAAFEAAIEKLDSGVGVYAEMIDPDTGAYLGNMPQGLTHLALIQAAATLCGAEL is encoded by the coding sequence ATGTTGAACCCGTTCCGGCGGGGCGAGGGGGATGGCCCGACGCTGGGCGACGGCGCCGAACCCGCCACCGCCCTGTCGCAACAGGGCCTTCGCCATGCCGACGGCTATCTGCCGCTCGAACGCTATGGCACGCTCGGTGACGGGCGCAGCGTGGTGTTCAGCGGCGCGGACGGGGCGGTCGACTGGTGGTGCGTCCCGAACATGGACTCGCCGCCCCTGTTCGACCGTCTGCTCGATGCGGAGCAGGGGGGCTATTTCGCGCTCAGCCCGGATGCGCCCTTTACCGTCGAGCGGCGCTACCGCGCCGACAGCAACGTGCTGGAGACGATCTTCACCACCGACACCGGCCGGGCCAAGCTGACCGAGTCGATGAACAGCGGCACCGCCGGTCGCCTGCCCTGGGCGGAGTTCGCACGCCGGCTCGACGGGCTGGACGGCCATGTCCGCTTTGCCGTGTCGCTGCGCTTCGGCCGCCGCGCCGACACGGTCAGCCCCTATTTCTCCAAGGCCGGCGGGCATGACGTGTTCCATGCCGGCCACGTCCTCGGCGTCTTCCGCCACTCCGACAATGTGCTGCTCGATCCGCTGGTCGACGGGCAGATCACCGGCACCGTCTCGGTCGGGCCGGGCGAGCGTGCGGTGGTGGCGATCGTCGCGGGGGAGGACGAACCGCTCGTCTGCCCCGAAATCGAGGAAATCGATGCCCGTATCGACCTGTCCGACGCTGAATGGCGGCAATGGACGGAGCGGCTGCGCTGCCACGATCGGTTTCGCGCGCTGACCATGCGCAGTGCCCTGGCGCTGAAGCTGCTCCTCTACTCGCCCACCGGCGCGATCGCCGCCGCCGCGACGACCTCGCTGCCCGAGGGGATCGGTGGCGAGAAGAATTACGATTATCGCTACGCCTGGATCCGGGACGCGGGCTACACGATCAAGGCGTTCCTGCGCATCGGCGCGCTTGCCGAGGCCAAGGCGGCCTTTACCTGGCTGCTCAAGCGGTTGGGCGAGAGTGAGCCGCAGGTCTGCTACACGCTGCAGGGCGACATGGTGCCGGCGGAAAAGATCATCGACGTGCCCGGCTATCGCGGCTCGGGGCCGGTCCGCACCGGCAACCTCGCCGGGTCGCAGCATCAGCATGGTATTTACGGCGACATCTTCGAGACGGCGAGCCGCTTCGTCGCCTGTGGCAACATCCTCGATGCCGCCAGCGCGGAAACCCTGTCGCATCTCGCCGACGACTGCGCGGACCGCTGGCGCCTGCCCGACGCCGGGCTATGGGAACTGCCCGAAAGCCGGCATTACACCATGTCCAAGATCAGTTGCTGGCAGGCGCTGGCCCGCGCGGTCGAGCTGGCCGACGACGGGCAGATCCCGACCACCTGCCGCGACCGATGGCTGCGCGAGCGCGACCGGATCGCCGCCTGGATCGACGAGCATTGCTGGTCGGAGGAACGCGGCGCCTATCTCTTCTATCCGGGCAGCGACATGCTCGATGCCAGCCTGGCGCTCGCCGTCCGCTTCCGCTTCGACGGACAGGACCGGCTGCGTCGTACCCTGGACGCGATCGACCGCGAACTCGGCAAGGGCGCGTTCCATTATCGCTACACCGATGTCGACCGGGAGGAGGGGTGTTTCCTCGCCTGCACCTTCTGGATGATCGAGGCGCGCGCGATGCTCGGCCAGAAGGCCGAAGCGGAGGCCGCCTTTGAGGCCGCCATCGAAAAGCTGGACAGTGGCGTCGGCGTCTATGCCGAGATGATCGACCCCGACACGGGCGCCTATCTCGGCAACATGCCGCAGGGGCTGACCCATCTCGCCCTGATCCAGGCCGCCGCGACCTTGTGCGGGGCCGAACTCTGA
- a CDS encoding Fe2+-dependent dioxygenase, with protein MLIAIPDVLDGEGVARLRGLIDGAEWVDGNATSGPQSALAKRNAQLPEGSPAAREAGGMVLDALARSPLFIAAALPLKVFPPLFNRYAGGDAFGLHVDNAIRIQRGSDFRIRSDLSATLFLSDPDSYDGGELVIEEQFGEQRVKLPAGHMVVYPASSLHRVTPVTRGTRVASFFWIQSMVRDDGARRILFELDQSVQDIAGRDGQDDPTTIRLTGVYHNLLRRWAEA; from the coding sequence ATGTTGATCGCGATACCCGATGTGCTGGACGGCGAGGGCGTCGCCCGGCTGCGCGGCTTGATCGATGGCGCCGAATGGGTGGACGGCAACGCTACCTCCGGCCCGCAATCCGCGCTGGCCAAGCGCAATGCGCAATTGCCCGAAGGCTCGCCCGCCGCGCGCGAGGCGGGGGGCATGGTGCTCGACGCGCTGGCCCGGTCGCCGCTGTTCATCGCCGCCGCATTGCCGCTCAAGGTCTTCCCGCCGCTGTTCAACCGCTATGCAGGGGGCGACGCCTTCGGCCTGCATGTCGACAACGCCATCCGCATCCAGCGCGGCAGCGATTTTCGCATCCGCTCCGACCTGTCCGCCACGCTCTTCCTGTCCGATCCGGACAGCTATGACGGCGGCGAACTCGTTATCGAGGAACAGTTCGGCGAACAGCGGGTCAAGCTGCCTGCCGGGCACATGGTCGTCTATCCCGCCTCCAGCCTGCACCGGGTGACGCCGGTGACGCGGGGCACGCGTGTCGCATCCTTTTTCTGGATCCAGTCGATGGTGCGCGACGACGGCGCCCGCCGCATCCTGTTCGAACTCGACCAAAGCGTGCAGGATATCGCCGGCCGCGACGGGCAGGACGATCCCACCACCATCCGCCTGACCGGCGTCTACCACAATCTGCTCCGCCGCTGGGCGGAGGCCTGA
- a CDS encoding HlyD family secretion protein codes for MADLSDQQNGGTDTSGDEHDETPAKAASPAKKRRIRAILLVVVVVLLVVGAIWFTRYQSFGKFQQSTNDAYVQADSVIVSPKVGGYVDKVFVRDNQYVRAGTPLAQIDSRDYTARAAQSQAQIGVAAATAQGVEAQIREQQAAITRAAADLASARADAAFARSEVARYVPLAASGAEPRERLSQLRNQATQADARVTAAQAALTSAQRRVGTLRAQIRQAEAQAEGAQAQLAAAQSDVGATLLRAAIDGRIGDKTVRVGQYVQAATRLMTVVPVDQLYIEANFKETQLGLMRIGQPVTIEVDALPGVDIPGRIESISPGTGAQFSVLPPQNATGNFTKIVQRVPVRIAIHADPETRKLMVPGMSVEVSVDTRSAKGARDRIAREQEKHNESIRR; via the coding sequence ATGGCCGACCTGTCCGATCAGCAAAATGGTGGCACGGATACGTCCGGGGACGAGCATGACGAGACGCCCGCCAAGGCGGCGTCCCCGGCCAAGAAGCGCCGTATCCGCGCGATCCTGCTGGTGGTCGTGGTCGTGCTGCTGGTGGTCGGTGCGATCTGGTTCACGCGGTATCAGAGCTTCGGCAAGTTCCAGCAATCGACCAATGATGCCTATGTCCAGGCGGACAGCGTGATCGTGTCGCCCAAGGTCGGCGGCTATGTCGACAAGGTGTTCGTGCGCGACAACCAGTATGTCCGCGCCGGCACACCCCTCGCCCAGATCGATTCGCGCGATTATACCGCGCGCGCCGCCCAGTCGCAGGCACAGATCGGCGTCGCCGCCGCCACCGCCCAGGGTGTAGAGGCACAGATTCGCGAGCAGCAGGCGGCGATCACGCGTGCCGCCGCCGACCTTGCCTCCGCGCGGGCGGATGCGGCGTTCGCCCGGTCCGAGGTGGCACGCTATGTGCCGCTGGCGGCATCGGGGGCCGAGCCGCGCGAGCGCCTGTCGCAGTTGCGCAACCAGGCGACGCAGGCCGATGCCCGCGTCACCGCGGCACAGGCGGCGTTGACCAGTGCCCAGCGCCGCGTCGGCACGCTGCGCGCCCAGATCCGGCAGGCCGAGGCGCAGGCCGAGGGCGCACAGGCGCAGCTTGCCGCGGCGCAAAGCGATGTGGGCGCGACCCTGCTGCGCGCGGCGATCGACGGCCGGATCGGCGACAAGACGGTGCGCGTCGGCCAATATGTGCAGGCCGCGACCCGGCTGATGACCGTGGTGCCGGTCGACCAGCTTTATATCGAGGCGAATTTCAAGGAAACGCAGCTCGGCCTGATGCGCATCGGCCAGCCGGTTACGATCGAGGTCGATGCGCTGCCGGGCGTCGATATTCCCGGCCGGATCGAGAGCATCTCGCCGGGTACCGGGGCGCAATTCTCGGTGCTGCCGCCGCAGAATGCGACGGGCAACTTCACCAAGATCGTGCAGCGCGTGCCGGTGCGCATCGCGATCCATGCCGATCCGGAAACGCGCAAGCTGATGGTGCCGGGCATGTCGGTCGAGGTCAGCGTCGACACCCGGTCGGCCAAGGGCGCCAGGGACCGCATCGCCCGCGAACAGGAAAAGCATAACGAGAGCATCCGCCGGTGA
- a CDS encoding efflux transporter outer membrane subunit, which yields MRTLILPSLVLVSACTVGPNYQGPESAGAVAPTAKFVRAQPETVAAQPVVASWWTGLGDPMLDHLEARALAGNPNIAVAEARLRQARAGLRLERANQLPSANAQAMGVFARLPGIDLGGAEAGAQGGGGDSESLQFYNLGFDASWEVDLFGLRRRGVEAARASLGRAEAGVADVQVSLTAEVAQAYVALRDRQQRLALGQATAERQRRMLALTQERYGAGTTSALEVERLRTQLEQTDATLVPLTAERDAYLNALAILVGEAPGALDTMLATPGRVPLPPAQVAVGDPAALLQRRPDIRAAERQLAQSNARIGVAEAQRFPQISLMGMLGLGGTDPGDVFDTGNLFTLGMPRLSWNFLDFGRNAARVEQAKGVRDEAAAQYRASVLTALRDAEDALSRYGARRRTVASAARTKASADRAAALQQQRYAAGTATLIDTLDAERQRLSAEQSLAQATAAMTSDFIALQKALGLGWGPAPAS from the coding sequence ATGCGCACGCTGATCCTTCCCTCCCTCGTCCTCGTCTCCGCCTGCACGGTGGGGCCGAACTATCAGGGGCCCGAAAGCGCCGGCGCGGTGGCGCCGACCGCCAAATTCGTCCGTGCGCAGCCCGAAACGGTGGCGGCGCAGCCGGTGGTGGCGTCATGGTGGACCGGCTTGGGCGATCCGATGCTCGACCATCTGGAGGCGCGCGCGCTGGCGGGTAACCCCAACATCGCGGTGGCCGAGGCGCGGCTGCGTCAGGCGCGGGCCGGGCTGCGGCTGGAGCGGGCGAACCAGTTGCCGAGCGCGAACGCGCAGGCGATGGGCGTCTTTGCGCGCCTGCCCGGCATCGACCTGGGCGGTGCGGAAGCGGGGGCGCAGGGTGGCGGCGGCGACAGCGAGTCGCTGCAATTCTACAATCTCGGCTTCGATGCGAGTTGGGAGGTCGACTTGTTCGGCCTGCGTCGCCGCGGGGTGGAGGCGGCGCGCGCCTCGCTGGGCCGGGCCGAGGCCGGCGTGGCGGACGTGCAGGTGTCGCTGACCGCGGAGGTGGCGCAGGCCTATGTCGCATTGCGCGACCGGCAGCAGCGGCTGGCACTGGGACAGGCGACGGCGGAGCGCCAGCGGCGGATGCTGGCCCTGACGCAGGAACGCTACGGCGCGGGCACCACCTCTGCGCTGGAGGTGGAGCGGCTGCGCACGCAGCTGGAGCAGACCGATGCCACGCTGGTGCCGCTGACCGCGGAGCGCGATGCCTATCTGAACGCGCTGGCGATCCTGGTCGGCGAGGCGCCGGGCGCGCTGGACACGATGCTGGCGACACCGGGTCGCGTCCCCCTGCCCCCGGCCCAGGTCGCGGTGGGCGATCCCGCCGCCCTGCTCCAGCGCCGGCCCGACATCCGCGCGGCCGAGCGGCAACTGGCGCAGAGCAATGCGCGGATCGGCGTGGCGGAGGCGCAGCGCTTTCCGCAGATCAGCCTGATGGGCATGCTGGGGCTTGGCGGCACCGATCCCGGCGACGTGTTCGATACCGGCAACCTGTTCACGCTGGGCATGCCACGGTTAAGCTGGAACTTCCTGGACTTCGGTCGCAACGCGGCGCGCGTGGAACAGGCCAAAGGCGTGCGCGACGAGGCGGCGGCGCAGTACCGCGCGTCCGTGCTGACCGCGCTGCGCGATGCCGAGGATGCCTTGTCGCGCTACGGCGCGCGCAGGCGGACCGTGGCCAGTGCGGCGCGAACCAAGGCGTCGGCGGACCGCGCCGCCGCGCTCCAGCAGCAGCGCTATGCCGCAGGGACCGCGACGCTGATCGACACGCTGGATGCCGAGCGGCAGCGGCTGTCGGCGGAACAGTCGCTGGCGCAGGCGACGGCGGCGATGACCAGCGACTTCATCGCGCTGCAAAAGGCGCTGGGTCTCGGCTGGGGGCCGGCACCGGCGTCCTGA
- a CDS encoding lipopolysaccharide biosynthesis protein: MSKSAPTPFGRALRNVGWLLTGKGVGAVLSLVYLALATRSLGVVRFGEFTLILSTGQAVAALVGFQTWQVVVRYGMAPLKAGDGAMLGRLVRWCTALDLGAALFGCLVASVAVAVLRVRLGWDATFATEALLFCFVLLLTFRSTAVGILRLHDRFAVGAMADAVTPFARCAGAVTAVLMHATVQGFLLAWAGAEVLTAIVYWTAAHRAAPGLLGWWRGAQAAPRENAGLWHFAVVTNMNASLNAASKQVVVVLVGFATGPAAAGAYRLAYQLSQALTRVSDMFSRGVLPEFTRAGAEGDKRDMTTLFRQSTRLALVAGGSICLLVPLLGEPALRLIAGKTYLGAYPVLVLLGLAAGLEVMGVAFEPVLLAIGRAATALRIRVASVVALFAAMAVLMPAYGATGAAGATLVGSAVALILFGRVGYRLARAG, from the coding sequence GTGTCCAAGTCCGCGCCGACCCCATTCGGCCGTGCGCTGCGCAATGTCGGCTGGCTGCTGACCGGCAAAGGCGTCGGCGCGGTACTCAGCCTCGTCTATCTGGCGCTCGCCACGCGCTCGCTGGGCGTCGTGCGGTTCGGCGAGTTCACGCTGATCCTGTCGACCGGCCAGGCGGTCGCCGCGCTGGTCGGTTTCCAGACATGGCAGGTGGTGGTGCGCTACGGCATGGCGCCGCTGAAGGCGGGTGACGGGGCGATGCTGGGGCGGCTGGTGCGCTGGTGCACCGCGCTCGACCTGGGCGCGGCGCTGTTCGGGTGCCTGGTGGCGAGCGTCGCGGTCGCCGTGTTGCGCGTGCGGCTGGGATGGGATGCGACCTTCGCGACCGAGGCCCTGCTGTTCTGCTTCGTGCTGCTGCTGACCTTTCGATCGACCGCGGTCGGCATCCTGAGGCTGCACGACCGGTTCGCGGTGGGCGCGATGGCGGATGCGGTGACCCCCTTCGCGCGCTGTGCCGGCGCGGTCACCGCGGTGCTGATGCATGCGACGGTGCAGGGGTTCCTGCTCGCCTGGGCGGGGGCCGAGGTGCTGACCGCCATCGTCTACTGGACGGCGGCCCACCGGGCGGCGCCGGGCCTGCTGGGATGGTGGCGCGGGGCACAGGCCGCGCCGCGCGAAAATGCGGGGCTGTGGCATTTCGCAGTGGTGACCAACATGAACGCCTCGCTGAACGCCGCGAGCAAGCAGGTGGTGGTGGTGCTGGTCGGCTTTGCGACGGGCCCGGCGGCGGCGGGCGCGTACCGGCTGGCCTATCAGTTGAGCCAGGCTTTGACGCGCGTGTCCGACATGTTTTCGCGCGGGGTGCTACCCGAGTTCACGCGGGCGGGGGCGGAAGGGGACAAGCGGGACATGACGACCCTGTTCCGGCAATCGACGCGGCTGGCGCTGGTGGCGGGTGGGTCGATCTGTCTGCTGGTGCCCCTGCTGGGAGAGCCGGCGCTGCGGCTGATCGCGGGCAAGACCTATCTGGGGGCGTATCCGGTGCTGGTGCTGCTGGGGCTTGCGGCGGGGCTGGAGGTCATGGGCGTGGCGTTCGAGCCGGTGCTGCTGGCGATCGGGCGGGCGGCGACCGCGCTGCGCATCCGCGTCGCATCGGTCGTCGCGCTGTTCGCGGCGATGGCGGTGCTGATGCCCGCCTACGGCGCGACGGGCGCGGCGGGGGCCACGCTGGTCGGGTCGGCCGTCGCACTGATCCTGTTCGGGCGGGTGGGATACCGGCTGGCGCGGGCGGGATAG
- a CDS encoding MDR family MFS transporter encodes MSAATADGVRASSGKASAGTPERADAAAWLAVAAGSLGALMATLDISIVNSSLPTIQGEIGASGTEGTWIATAYLVAEIIIIPLAAWLERLFGLRTFLLIATTLFTLFSMLCGISTNLTMMIIGRVGQGFTGGALIPTAMTIIATRLPRSQQPIGNALFGVTAILGPLVGPLIGGWLTENISWHYAFFINLPIGILLIVLLLVGLPHRKAHPEELFRADWLGIAGLILGLGGLTVVLEEGQREQWFESETIIILSLIAALGFVLLLAGQFLAKRPVIKLSLVLDRQFGSVVVMGILVGAVLYGTSYVIPQFLATIADYNALQSGKVVLLSGIPSIILMGFTPLMIRHLDIRFAVGAGLLIMASSCWIDTTLTAQSAGGDFVDSQLLRGVGTILSFLFLNQAAISSVPPSDAGDAAGLFNAARNLGGSFALAGISTVQDQRMWFHSRRIEETLNANSVRVQDYLGGLTAQFGQEGAFRTLAGQIQRDALVMTFNDIFWLLAIGITLVTPLVLFLRPLPQGQAIAMH; translated from the coding sequence GTGAGCGCGGCCACCGCGGACGGTGTTCGCGCATCCTCCGGCAAGGCATCCGCCGGTACGCCCGAGCGCGCTGATGCCGCCGCCTGGCTGGCGGTGGCGGCGGGCAGCCTAGGTGCGCTGATGGCGACGCTGGACATCTCCATCGTCAATTCGTCGCTGCCCACCATCCAGGGCGAGATCGGTGCGAGCGGCACCGAGGGGACATGGATCGCCACCGCCTATCTGGTGGCGGAGATCATCATCATCCCGCTGGCGGCGTGGCTGGAGCGGTTGTTCGGCCTGCGCACCTTTCTGCTGATCGCGACGACGCTGTTCACGCTCTTCTCGATGCTGTGCGGCATATCGACCAACCTGACGATGATGATCATCGGGCGCGTCGGCCAGGGCTTTACCGGCGGCGCGCTGATCCCCACCGCGATGACGATCATCGCGACGCGGTTGCCGCGCTCGCAACAGCCGATCGGCAATGCGCTGTTCGGCGTCACCGCGATCCTGGGGCCGCTGGTCGGGCCGCTGATCGGCGGCTGGCTGACCGAGAATATCTCCTGGCATTATGCCTTCTTCATCAACCTGCCGATCGGCATCCTGCTGATCGTGCTGCTGCTGGTCGGCCTGCCGCACCGCAAGGCGCACCCGGAGGAGCTGTTCCGCGCCGACTGGCTGGGCATTGCCGGGTTGATCCTGGGGCTGGGCGGGCTGACCGTGGTGCTGGAGGAGGGCCAGCGCGAGCAGTGGTTCGAGAGCGAGACGATCATCATCCTGTCGCTCATCGCGGCGCTCGGCTTCGTGCTGCTGCTGGCCGGGCAGTTCCTGGCGAAGCGGCCGGTGATCAAGCTGTCGCTGGTACTGGACCGGCAGTTCGGGTCGGTGGTGGTGATGGGCATATTGGTGGGTGCGGTGCTGTACGGCACCTCCTACGTCATTCCCCAGTTCCTGGCGACGATCGCCGATTACAACGCGCTGCAATCGGGCAAGGTGGTGCTGCTGTCGGGTATTCCCAGCATCATCCTGATGGGGTTCACCCCGCTGATGATCCGGCACCTCGACATCCGGTTCGCGGTCGGCGCGGGCCTGCTGATCATGGCGTCGAGCTGCTGGATCGATACCACGCTGACCGCGCAGTCGGCGGGCGGCGACTTCGTCGACTCGCAATTGCTGCGCGGCGTCGGCACGATCCTGAGCTTCCTGTTCCTGAACCAGGCGGCGATCTCGTCCGTCCCGCCGTCCGACGCGGGCGACGCGGCCGGACTGTTCAACGCGGCCCGCAACCTGGGCGGGTCGTTCGCGCTGGCGGGGATCTCGACGGTGCAGGACCAGCGCATGTGGTTCCACAGCCGCCGGATCGAGGAAACGCTGAACGCCAATTCGGTGCGCGTGCAGGATTATCTGGGCGGGCTGACCGCCCAGTTCGGGCAGGAGGGCGCGTTCCGCACGCTGGCCGGCCAGATCCAGCGCGATGCGCTGGTCATGACCTTCAACGACATTTTCTGGCTGCTGGCGATCGGGATCACGCTCGTCACGCCGCTCGTGCTGTTCCTCCGGCCGTTGCCGCAGGGGCAGGCGATCGCCATGCATTGA